From the Carassius gibelio isolate Cgi1373 ecotype wild population from Czech Republic chromosome B25, carGib1.2-hapl.c, whole genome shotgun sequence genome, one window contains:
- the LOC128014272 gene encoding DNA-binding protein RFX7, with translation MNLTVMADDQQQQPGAPGASQQSPEATALQYNKIKNSICKSVQSKVESILQDVEKFTDIEKLYLYLKLPSGPSSGNDKRTENQRGSASPAICDQNSMSSSRTQQMYAFNWIRNHLEEHPETSLPKQEVYDEYKSYCDNLGYHPLSAADFGKIMKNVFPNMKARRLGMRGKSKYCYSGLRKKAFVHMPSLPNLELHKSGDGCELLESTGQSPSAEDEMRSAACGLVCEWAQKVLSRQFDSVEELARFLLNSHYIGTKSMAALTVMTGTPTGMKTPTPASAFVPTGEANSFQPEVKTLPSPSVDAKQQLQRKIQKKQQEQKLTSPLPTDAQARRAEAGTPGPGSSLTSGSPALLSPQPTIGIVVTAVPSPITVQRSRQLMTSPSPVGAAEGKVVPVNFQVVTQPVKQSPKTPQNIPASPVGDRLARHRYAQILPKPSATSAIALRSPPTLLITNSPIKTVMPTPHVSSVNVVKMTAISLAPNSSSSSISTPTPLRPASAGVSSTASLEESSQTHQAQNGASVMSLQSSGKAGRTSTTLTPSVSTVTNEVKVTFEAVNDSNLATAVDKQSTASGASTGLKNERATKFRASSEPSFFIKASPVPERVARAKSDSTTPSSTIMGALAPSSNNNNDQPERTLYLTVTSQNVDAELSSICAVATASTSSKDAGLGPKSPRKRSASVLETHAIPVKRVFISQQPLDVSSNAKPGIVIAAKKIHRPGTSARPESAPCKVTLKPSSSFPTQILALSDTPIGALDTSQTVNPQSSSQIENEVANISPNETASGNSTTLMQQIPSHQQISSDVSQEVSAVSELKSSLQDYSQQMQVEHKQIAANPLPLMAQATETNSQLTLQQDIVDFARAQASMDYFPFNDDDMTQDSIVEELVQMEEQMKLNSSLQSYLSCVDISLQGQSTVGQGTILSPHQTSTQFYHSSHSSATPIHTPTPTPTPTPTPTPTPTSEMLPGGHSFTRESPCSRMAPVTPVDSILGGRHTPISTPLSNCSSSVPPSPIECRNPFAFTPINSSITGYHDGSVVSSSPVKPMQRPMATHPDKAKLEWINNRYNSTAGSPVISTSSTIGILPSYQDLVEDHFRKPHAFAIPGQSLQCQSRHQDGNLGRLTTVSPVQQGQQTTLSSKQESFAVPAPLDSKGTGSTSASAGGTFRCRSVSPAVRQRNLSGTTAQTVTTPRSVVSPFNCPLTSEVLNILSNNQSVVSASSLAQRSQSVPLNIMMQSELLPVSHQAQQSNSAKITTVLLSKMDTDGDDTVRGLGVNNLPANYTARMNLTQILETTQGFSGGPNSQNQQLPLDSSPSPFDFQKTGYLISTGEEQVTFSSGDSQAQSGSGLQQPEEQLQLQDPQLELQNQQLQLQNQQLQLPAQQLQLQDQQLQLQEPQLQLQDQQMQLQDQQPLRDDPDLSQQHLLPQTSQQVVDQEQQEQLDFNTTVKDLLGEDSLNPSSQLVGQVASELSAVASEFSSDIRLTSDLSNSINDLNTLDPNLLFDPSQQQDQYEDATLEELKNDPLFQQICSDTVNSAGFDWLENKDQPTVEMLG, from the exons ATGAATCTCACCGTGATGGCTGATGATCAACAACAACAGCCCGGTGCTCCCGGAGCGTCGCAGCAGAGCCCCGAGGCGACGGCACTGCAGTACAACAAGATCAAGAACTCAATCTG cAAATCTGTACAATCAAAAGTGGAGAGTATATTG CAAGATGTTGAGAAGTTTACAGATATTGAAAAGCTCTACCTCTACCTTAAGTTGCCTTCTGGTCCCAGTAGTGGCAATGACAAAAG AACTGAAAATCAGAGGGGCTCTGCAAGTCCTGCGATATG TGACCAGAACTCCATGTCATCGAGCCGAACCCAACAGATGTATGCGTTCAACTGGATCCGAAATCACTTGGAAGAGCACCCGGAAACCTCACTGCCAAAACAAGAGGTGTACGATGAATACAA GAGTTATTGCGACAATCTGGGCTACCATCCTTTAAGCGCAGCTGATTTTGGAAAGATCATGAAGAACGTTTTTCCGAACATGAAGGCACGCCGTTTGGGCATGAGGGGGAAATCAAA GTACTGCTACAGCGGGCtgagaaaaaaagcatttgtgcaCATGCCGTCACTCCCTAACTTGGAGTTGCACAAATCAGGAGATGGG TGTGAATTGTTGGAGTCGACTGGACAGTCTCCCAGTGCTGAGGATGAGATGCGTTCGGCAGCTTGCGGTCTGGTCTGCGAATGGGCTCAGAAGGTTTTGAGTCGCCAGTTTGACAGCGTGGAGGAACTGGCACGCTTTCTTCTCAACAGTCATTATATTGGCACTAAGTCTATGGCAGCTCTGACTGTTATGACTGGAACCCCAACAG GTATGAAAACCCCTACGCCTGCCTCTGCCTTTGTGCCAACTGGTGAAGCCAACTCATTCCAGCCCGAAGTGAAGACCCTCCCTTCGCCTTCTGTAGACGCCAAACAGCAGCTGCAGCGGAAGATCCAGAAGAAACAACAGGAACAGAAGCTCACCTCTCCTTTGCCCACTGATGCCCAGGCCAGAAGGGCAGAGGCGGGCACACCAGGCCCTGGATCCAGCCTGACCTCTGGAAGTCCTGCACTACTGTCCCCTCAACCAACCATAGGCATCGTGGTCACTGCTGTTCCAAGTCCTATCACA GTCCAGAGAAGCAGGCAACTAATGACCTCTCCAAGTCCTGTTGGGGCAGCAGAGGGAAAAGTTGTACCTGTTAACTTCCAGGTTGTGACACAACCTGTTAAGCAGTCTCCAAAAACACCCCAAAACATCCCTGCCAGTCCAGTCGGTGACAGGTTGGCTAGACACCGATATGCTCAGATTTTACCTAAACCATCTGCCACAAGCGCCATTGCCCTTCGCTCGCCCCCAACGCTCCTCATCACCAACAGCCCCATCAAGACGGTGATGCCCACGCCCCACGTTAGCTCTGTAAATGTTGTCAAGATGACTGCAATTTCATTAGCGCCTAAcagtagcagtagtagtattagtaCTCCTACCCCGTTGCGACCTGCTTCGGCGGGTGTCAGTAGCACAGCTTCTCTGGAAGAATCTAGCCAAACCCATCAAGCTCAGAATGGGGCATCTGTCATGTCTCTTCAGTCATCTGGGAAAGCTGGACGTACCTCCACAACCCTAACCCCATCAGTGTCCACTGTTACCAATGAGGTAAAAGTGACTTTTGAAGCTGTGAATGACAGTAACTTAGCCACTGCTGTTGATAAACAAAGCACTGCATCAGGGGCAAGTACAGGACTAAAGAACGAAAGAGCCACTAAATTCAGGGCTTCCAGTGAACCCTCTTTTTTTATTAAGGCGTCCCCTGTGCCTGAGAGAGTGGCAAGGGCCAAGAGTGACTCTACAACCCCTTCAAGTACAATCATGGGGGCTCTTGCCCCGAGCAGCAATAACAACAACGATCAACCAGAAAGAACTTTGTATTTAACTGTTACTAGCCAGAATGTAGACGCCGAATTGTCATCCATTTGTGCTGTGGCAACAGCAAGCACTTCTTCTAAAGATGCTGGCCTCGGTCCAAAAAGCCCTCGAAAACGCTCTGCATCTGTTTTGGAAACCCATGCAATTCCAGTTAAAAGAGTATTCATTTCCCAGCAACCTTTGGATGTTAGCAGCAATGCCAAGCCTGGTATTGTTATAGCAGCTAAGAAGATACACAGACCTGGCACCTCAGCAAGACCAGAGAGTGCTCCATGCAAAGTTACACTAAAACCGAGTAGCTCTTTTCCGACTCAAATCTTGGCTCTTTCTGACACTCCCATTGGAGCCCTGGACACTTCTCAGACTGTTAATCCTCAGAGCTCTTCACAAATCGAGAATGAAGTTGCCAATATTAGCCCGAATGAAACAGCTTCTGGTAATAGCACAACTTTAATGCAGCAAATCCCAAGTCACCAACAAATCAGCAGTGATGTTTCTCAGGAGGTATCTGCTGTAAGTGAGCTGAAGAGTTCCCTGCAAGACTACTCGCAACAGATGCAAGTAGAACACAAGCAGATTGCAGCTAATCCGTTACCGTTGATGGCCCAGGCAACTGAGACCAACAGTCAGCTCACTCTTCAGCAGGACATTGTTGATTTTGCAAGAGCCCAAGCAAGCATGGACTATTTCCCCTTCAATGATGATGATATGACCCAGGACAGTATTGTAGAAGAGCTTGTACAGATGGAGGAACAGATGAAGCTGAATAGCAGCTTGCAATCCTACCTGAGTTGTGTTGATATATCCCTACAAGGTCAATCCACAGTTGGCCAAGGGACAATCCTGTCGCCCCATCAAACAAGTACACAGTTCTATCATTCCTCCCATAGTAGCGCAACTCCAATCCACACGCCAACTCCGACACCCACACCGACACCAACACCTACTCCAACTCCTACCTCTGAGATGCTACCAGGGGGGCATAGCTTCACCAGAGAAAGCCCTTGTTCTCGAATGGCTCCTGTTACCCCAGTGGATAGCATCTTAGGTGGGCGCCATACACCCATTAGTACTCCACTGTCAAACTGCAGCAGCAGTGTTCCTCCGAGTCCCATTGAATGCCGCAACCCCTTTGCATTTACACCTATAAACTCTAGTATAACTGGATATCACGATGGTAGCGTTGTGTCCAGCAGTCCAGTGAAACCCATGCAAAGGCCAATGGCCACCCACCCAGATAAAGCCAAGCTGGAGTGGATCAACAACAGGTACAACAGCACCGCAGGGTCTCCTGTTATATCCACCAGCTCTACCATTGGCATCCTGCCCAGTTACCAGGATTTGGTCGAGGACCATTTCCGTAAACCACACGCTTTTGCCATCCCAGGTCAATCTCTCCAGTGTCAATCAAGGCATCAGGACGGAAACTTGGGAAGGTTAACAACCGTTTCTCCAGTGCAACAAGGACAGCAAACTACCCTTAGTAGCAAGCAAGAAAGTTTTGCCGTCCCAGCTCCATTGGACAGCAAGGGGACAGGAAGCACATCTGCATCTGCGGGGGGAACCTTCAGATGTCGCAGTGTTAGCCCAGCAGTTCGCCAGCGTAACCTTAGTGGCACCACTGCTCAAACAGTTACCACCCCAAGGTCTGTTGTTTCTCCCTTTAATTGCCCCCTGACATCTGAGGTCCTGAACATTTTGTCCAACAACCAGTCTGTGGTCAGTGCCAGCAGCTTAGCCCAGAGGAGCCAGTCAGTTCCACTAAACATCATGATGCAGTCTGAGCTGCTGCCCGTCAGTCACCAGGCGCAGCAAAGCAATAGTGCCAAGATCACCACTGTGCTCCTTAGCAAGATGGACACAGATGGAGATGATACAGTGCGAGGGCTAGGTGTAAATAACCTGCCCGCCAATTACACTGCACGGATGAACTTAACCCAAATCCTGGAGACAACACAAGGCTTCTCCGGAGGCCCCAACTCTCAGAACCAGCAGCTGCCTCTGGACTCAAGCCCTTCGCCCTTTGACTTCCAGAAGACGGGTTACCTCATAAGCACGGGGGAGGAGCAAGTCACCTTCTCCAGTGGTGACAGTCAAGCACAATCGGGCTCTGGACTTCAGCAGCCGGAAGAGCAGCTTCAGCTCCAAGATCCGCAATTGGAGCTGCAAAACCAACAGCTACAACTCCAGAATCAACAGCTGCAACTTCCAGCTCAGCAGTTACAACTCCAAGACCAACAGCTGCAACTGCAAGAACCACAGTTGCAACTCCAGGACCAACAAATGCAGTTGCAGGACCAACAGCCGTTACGGGATGACCCAGATCTTAGCCAGCAGCACTTGTTGCCCCAAACTTCGCAGCAGGTTGTGGATCAGGAGCAGCAAGAGCAGCTAGACTTCAACACTACCGTCAAGGATCTCTTGGGGGAGGACAGCCTCAACCCCAGTTCGCAACTTGTTGGACAAGTAGCATCAGAACTCAGTGCTGTCGCCTCTGAGTTTTCCAGTGATATCCGGTTGACTTCTGACCTTTCAAATAGCATTAACGACCTGAACACTTTGGACCCCAACTTGCTGTTTGACCCCAGTCAGCAGCAGGACCAATATGAAGACGCCACACTGGAAGAGCTAAAGAACGATCCTCTGTTTCAGCAGATTTGCAGCGATACTGTGAATTCTGCTGGTTTCGATTGGCTGGAGAATAAAGACCAGCCAACTGTGGAAATGTTGGGATAA
- the prtgb gene encoding protogenin B isoform X1 gives MGSVDWKTHQRLLILLWVLSFPGVFSFSELSFTLEPKDVAASHGEPVILDCQAQGESPISVRWRKNGVQLLQSGRLQVLSNGSLCISSSERSDEGFYQCLAHNRYGAILSQTSRLTISNELMFVTQPVSAEVRLGSVARFSCAVSASAVISWQLNQTSLPLDSDRITVLPNGVLQIHDVTMRDAGTYRCLATNLSSRVRSQEAELSIIPASGPRPLVKPLIIAGPQNISAALHQSVVLECLAEGNPRPLVSWSRADSKPIDVSGARVLGNGNLIISAVKAHHSGTYLCRATTPGTRNYSTAHGNLTVLVPPTLVEKPESQTRPRAGTARFSCQVEGTPVPRITWFKNGQLIHSNGRTKMYNNKLVITQIIPEDDAFYQCQAENSQGSVVSTSRLIVVLSEDRPSAPRNIHAETISSSAILLAWERPQYNADKVIAYSIHYMKSEGLNNEEYQAVIGNDTTNHIVDDLEPARNYTFYIVAYMPMGASGMSEQVTQHTLEDVPLRTPELSLTSRSPTNILVSWQPLPPKLSRGRVSAYRLSYRTATDEQLISVELPVPSENCTQYLLQGLQPDTIYLIRMSASTRVGWSQPSAWSSHRTPKTSSATVPPAPNLELEPVNCTSVTVRWHPASSDAVLQGYKLSFHPDGQSEDSVLQLPPHDHQHSITGLNPRVKYHVKLLAFSANGDGYQAHQTVNTPGCPSAPHRRLAALPSPDHIHATADSSSEVSLSWGRPAFSSGKPVSYSVRYGPVSPSDAAAVRYVQTSEQTVTVTGLRSNTRYEFAVRLHTDQMSSPWSASIYHRTLLEAPSSPPRSVRVSLIEEDTALVSWKQPDQPDLSVTHYTVLYASQSSWLAGEWKVLQREGTNTMALLEKLESGSVYLVKISASNQAGDGPFSSTVELRLTRRTHHSHAQKTAFIAGLYNIDEKSMSGIIAGVCIALSIIILCIFILLTKSTTRRKSASSKMIGRVGNDVMQSGASSANQQQTENAEVLLPMTRTHFIDAKGGTNLMINHAGPIMSDAQSKRKKSSMFNNNQKSNGNKSKMEDPAGLYEVGKMVLRYEDEQSRVYCPLGESESSQTSGADSGHFSHDETETSSPNRSSDKSNDGETFSNECIASICAQISAEMPLRSPSHLQFTAL, from the exons ATGGGGTCCGTGGATTGGAAAACACATCAGCGTTTGCTGATTTTACTCTGGGTCTTGTCGTTTCCAG GTGTGTTCAGCTTCAGTGAGCTGTCGTTCACCCTCGAGCCCAAGGATGTGGCGGCGTCTCACGGAGAGCCAGTTATTTTGGACTGTCAGGCTCAAGGCGAGTCTCCCATCAGCGTGCGATGGAGGAAGAACGGCGTCCAGCTTCTCCAAAGCGGCCGCTTACAGGTGTTGTCCAACGGCTCGCTCTGCATCTCCAGCTCGGAGCGATCAGACGAGGGCTTCTACCAGTGTCTGGCACACAACAGATACGGAGCCATCCTCAGCCAAACATCACGTCTCACCATCTCCA ATGAGCTGATGTTCGTGACCCAGCCGGTCTCTGCTGAAGTCAGGCTGGGCTCAGTGGCCAGATTCTCCTGCGCGGTCAGTGCATCAGCCGTTATCAGCTGGCAACTCAACCAAACATCTCTACCTCTGGATTCAGACAG AATCACAGTTTTGCCAAATGGAGTGCTGCAGATCCATGATGTGACGATGAGGGATGCTGGCACTTACCGATGCTTAGCCACAAACCTGTCCAGTCGAGTCAGGAGCCAAGAGGCCGAGCTGAGCATCATCCCag CATCGGGTCCGAGGCCTCTCGTGAAGCCGCTCATCATAGCAGGACCGCAGAACATCAGCGCCGCGCTTCATCAGTCTGTGGTTCTGGAGTGTTTGGCGGAGGGAAACCCTCGGCCGCTTGTGTCCTGGAGCCGGGCCGACTCTAAACCCATAGACGTGTCCGGAGCCAGAGTGCTGGGAAACGGGAACCTGATCATCTCTGCTGTTAAAGCTCATCACAGCGGCACGTACCTGTGTCGGGCGACCACGCCGGGAACACGCAACTACAGCACAGCACACGGAAACCTCACCGTACTCG TTCCTCCGACTCTAGTAGAGAAACCGGAGAGTCAGACCCGACCCAGAGCTGGTACGGCTCGCTTCAGCTGTCAGGTCGAAGGGACACCTGTTCCCCGAATCACCTGGTTTAAGAACGGTCAGCTGATCCACTCCAATGGACGCACCAAGATGTACAACAA TAAACTGGTGATAACCCAGATTATTCCTGAAGACGATGCCTTTTACCAGTGCCAAGCGGAGAACTCCCAGGGCTCGGTTGTGTCCACGTCCCGTCTCATCGTGGTGCTTTCGGAGGACCGTCCCAGCGCACCGCGCAACATCCATGCTGAAACCATCTCAAGCTCTGCCATCTTACTCGCGTGGGAGAGACCGCAGTACAACGCAGATAAAGTCATCGCCTACTCTATACACTACATGAAGTCTGAGG GACTGAACAATGAAGAGTATCAGGCCGTGATCGGGAACGACACGACCAATCACATCGTGGACGATCTGGAACCAGCGCGAAACTACACGTTTTATATCGTGGCCTACATGCCGATGGGTGCCAGTGGCATGTCTGAGCAGGTCACGCAGCACACGCTGGAGGATG TGCCCCTCCGTACCCCTGAGTTGAGCCTGACGAGTCGCAGTCCCACGAACATCCTGGTGTCCTGGCAGCCGCTCCCTCCCAAACTCAGCCGTGGACGTGTATCTGCGTACCGTCTGTCCTACCGTACGGCCACGGACGAGCAGCTAATCTCAGTCGAGCTGCCCGTCCCGAGTGAGAACTGCACCCAGTACCTCCTGCAGGGTCTGCAGCCCGACACCATCTATTTGATCCGAATGTCTGCATCGACCCGAGTGGGCTGGAGCCAGCCGTCTGCCTGGAGCTCCCATCGCACGCCCAAAACATCCAGCGCCACAG TGCCTCCCGCCCCAAACCTTGAGCTTGAACCTGTGAACTGCACCTCAGTGACGGTCCGCTGGCATCCGGCTTCCAGCGACGCTGTGCTCCAGGGATACAAGCTGTCCTTTCACCCAGACGGCCAATCAGAGGACTCGGTTCTCCAGCTGCCCCCCCATGACCACCAGCACTCCATCACAGGACTCA ACCCCAGAGTGAAGTACCATGTGAAGCTGCTAGCGTTCAGTGCTAATGGAGACGGCTATCAGGCTCATCAAACGGTCAACACTCCAGGGTGTCCAT cCGCACCGCACCGGCGTCTGGCTGCGCTTCCGTCTCCTGACCACATCCACGCTACAGCGGACAGCTCCTCAGAGGTCAGTCTGAGCTGGGGCCGACCGGCCTTCAGTTCTGGGAAACCAGTCAGTTACTCCGTCCGCTACGGACCCGTGAGTCCCTCCGACGCCGCGGCCGTGCGCTACGTCCAAAC CTCTGAGCAGACAGTAACGGTGACGGGTCTCCGGTCGAACACACGTTATGAGTTTGCAGTGCGTCTTCATACGGATCAGATGTCCAGTCCCTGGAGCGCCTCCATCTATCACAGGACTCTTCTGGAAG CCCCGTCGTCTCCGCCGCGGTCCGTCCGAGTGAGTCTGATCGAGGAGGACACAGCGCTGGTGTCCTGGAAGCAGCCGGATCAGCCGGACCTGTCCGTCACACACTACACCGTCCTGTACGCCTCACAGAGCTCCTGGCTCGCTGGAGAGTGGAAGGTCCTTCAGAGAGAAG GCACAAACACGATGGCTCTTCTGGAGAAGCTGGAGTCGGGAAGTGTTTACCTGGTGAAGATCTCGGCCTCTAACCAGGCGGGAGACGGCCCCTTCTCCAGCACCGTAGAGCTGCGGCTCACCAGGAGAACACACCACAGTCACGCCCAGAAAACAG CGTTTATAGCCGGCCTGTATAACATAGATGAGAAGTCCATGAGCGGCATCATCGCTGGCGTGTGCATCGCTCTGTCCATCATCATCCTCTGCATCTTCATCCTCCTCACCAAGAGCACAACACG CAGGAAGTCAGCATCCTCAAAGATGATTGGACGGGTTGGGAATGATGTCATGCAAAGTGGTGcatcatcagccaatcagcagcAGACAGAGAACGCAGAGGTTCTGCTGCCGATGACGAGGACGCACTTCATTGATGCCAAA GGAGGAACTAATTTAATGATAAACCACGCTGGACCAATAATGAGTGACGCTCAGAGCAAACGGAAAAAGAGCagcatgtttaataataatcagaagtcTAATGGAAATAAAAGCAAG
- the prtgb gene encoding protogenin B isoform X2, with product MGSVDWKTHQRLLILLWVLSFPGVFSFSELSFTLEPKDVAASHGEPVILDCQAQGESPISVRWRKNGVQLLQSGRLQVLSNGSLCISSSERSDEGFYQCLAHNRYGAILSQTSRLTISNELMFVTQPVSAEVRLGSVARFSCAVSASAVISWQLNQTSLPLDSDRITVLPNGVLQIHDVTMRDAGTYRCLATNLSSRVRSQEAELSIIPASGPRPLVKPLIIAGPQNISAALHQSVVLECLAEGNPRPLVSWSRADSKPIDVSGARVLGNGNLIISAVKAHHSGTYLCRATTPGTRNYSTAHGNLTVLVPPTLVEKPESQTRPRAGTARFSCQVEGTPVPRITWFKNGQLIHSNGRTKMYNNKLVITQIIPEDDAFYQCQAENSQGSVVSTSRLIVVLSEDRPSAPRNIHAETISSSAILLAWERPQYNADKVIAYSIHYMKSEGLNNEEYQAVIGNDTTNHIVDDLEPARNYTFYIVAYMPMGASGMSEQVTQHTLEDVPLRTPELSLTSRSPTNILVSWQPLPPKLSRGRVSAYRLSYRTATDEQLISVELPVPSENCTQYLLQGLQPDTIYLIRMSASTRVGWSQPSAWSSHRTPKTSSATVPPAPNLELEPVNCTSVTVRWHPASSDAVLQGYKLSFHPDGQSEDSVLQLPPHDHQHSITGLNPRVKYHVKLLAFSANGDGYQAHQTVNTPGCPSAPHRRLAALPSPDHIHATADSSSEVSLSWGRPAFSSGKPVSYSVRYGPVSPSDAAAVRYVQTSEQTVTVTGLRSNTRYEFAVRLHTDQMSSPWSASIYHRTLLEAPSSPPRSVRVSLIEEDTALVSWKQPDQPDLSVTHYTVLYASQSSWLAGEWKVLQREGTNTMALLEKLESGSVYLVKISASNQAGDGPFSSTVELRLTRRTHHSHAQKTAFIAGLYNIDEKSMSGIIAGVCIALSIIILCIFILLTKSTTRKSASSKMIGRVGNDVMQSGASSANQQQTENAEVLLPMTRTHFIDAKGGTNLMINHAGPIMSDAQSKRKKSSMFNNNQKSNGNKSKMEDPAGLYEVGKMVLRYEDEQSRVYCPLGESESSQTSGADSGHFSHDETETSSPNRSSDKSNDGETFSNECIASICAQISAEMPLRSPSHLQFTAL from the exons ATGGGGTCCGTGGATTGGAAAACACATCAGCGTTTGCTGATTTTACTCTGGGTCTTGTCGTTTCCAG GTGTGTTCAGCTTCAGTGAGCTGTCGTTCACCCTCGAGCCCAAGGATGTGGCGGCGTCTCACGGAGAGCCAGTTATTTTGGACTGTCAGGCTCAAGGCGAGTCTCCCATCAGCGTGCGATGGAGGAAGAACGGCGTCCAGCTTCTCCAAAGCGGCCGCTTACAGGTGTTGTCCAACGGCTCGCTCTGCATCTCCAGCTCGGAGCGATCAGACGAGGGCTTCTACCAGTGTCTGGCACACAACAGATACGGAGCCATCCTCAGCCAAACATCACGTCTCACCATCTCCA ATGAGCTGATGTTCGTGACCCAGCCGGTCTCTGCTGAAGTCAGGCTGGGCTCAGTGGCCAGATTCTCCTGCGCGGTCAGTGCATCAGCCGTTATCAGCTGGCAACTCAACCAAACATCTCTACCTCTGGATTCAGACAG AATCACAGTTTTGCCAAATGGAGTGCTGCAGATCCATGATGTGACGATGAGGGATGCTGGCACTTACCGATGCTTAGCCACAAACCTGTCCAGTCGAGTCAGGAGCCAAGAGGCCGAGCTGAGCATCATCCCag CATCGGGTCCGAGGCCTCTCGTGAAGCCGCTCATCATAGCAGGACCGCAGAACATCAGCGCCGCGCTTCATCAGTCTGTGGTTCTGGAGTGTTTGGCGGAGGGAAACCCTCGGCCGCTTGTGTCCTGGAGCCGGGCCGACTCTAAACCCATAGACGTGTCCGGAGCCAGAGTGCTGGGAAACGGGAACCTGATCATCTCTGCTGTTAAAGCTCATCACAGCGGCACGTACCTGTGTCGGGCGACCACGCCGGGAACACGCAACTACAGCACAGCACACGGAAACCTCACCGTACTCG TTCCTCCGACTCTAGTAGAGAAACCGGAGAGTCAGACCCGACCCAGAGCTGGTACGGCTCGCTTCAGCTGTCAGGTCGAAGGGACACCTGTTCCCCGAATCACCTGGTTTAAGAACGGTCAGCTGATCCACTCCAATGGACGCACCAAGATGTACAACAA TAAACTGGTGATAACCCAGATTATTCCTGAAGACGATGCCTTTTACCAGTGCCAAGCGGAGAACTCCCAGGGCTCGGTTGTGTCCACGTCCCGTCTCATCGTGGTGCTTTCGGAGGACCGTCCCAGCGCACCGCGCAACATCCATGCTGAAACCATCTCAAGCTCTGCCATCTTACTCGCGTGGGAGAGACCGCAGTACAACGCAGATAAAGTCATCGCCTACTCTATACACTACATGAAGTCTGAGG GACTGAACAATGAAGAGTATCAGGCCGTGATCGGGAACGACACGACCAATCACATCGTGGACGATCTGGAACCAGCGCGAAACTACACGTTTTATATCGTGGCCTACATGCCGATGGGTGCCAGTGGCATGTCTGAGCAGGTCACGCAGCACACGCTGGAGGATG TGCCCCTCCGTACCCCTGAGTTGAGCCTGACGAGTCGCAGTCCCACGAACATCCTGGTGTCCTGGCAGCCGCTCCCTCCCAAACTCAGCCGTGGACGTGTATCTGCGTACCGTCTGTCCTACCGTACGGCCACGGACGAGCAGCTAATCTCAGTCGAGCTGCCCGTCCCGAGTGAGAACTGCACCCAGTACCTCCTGCAGGGTCTGCAGCCCGACACCATCTATTTGATCCGAATGTCTGCATCGACCCGAGTGGGCTGGAGCCAGCCGTCTGCCTGGAGCTCCCATCGCACGCCCAAAACATCCAGCGCCACAG TGCCTCCCGCCCCAAACCTTGAGCTTGAACCTGTGAACTGCACCTCAGTGACGGTCCGCTGGCATCCGGCTTCCAGCGACGCTGTGCTCCAGGGATACAAGCTGTCCTTTCACCCAGACGGCCAATCAGAGGACTCGGTTCTCCAGCTGCCCCCCCATGACCACCAGCACTCCATCACAGGACTCA ACCCCAGAGTGAAGTACCATGTGAAGCTGCTAGCGTTCAGTGCTAATGGAGACGGCTATCAGGCTCATCAAACGGTCAACACTCCAGGGTGTCCAT cCGCACCGCACCGGCGTCTGGCTGCGCTTCCGTCTCCTGACCACATCCACGCTACAGCGGACAGCTCCTCAGAGGTCAGTCTGAGCTGGGGCCGACCGGCCTTCAGTTCTGGGAAACCAGTCAGTTACTCCGTCCGCTACGGACCCGTGAGTCCCTCCGACGCCGCGGCCGTGCGCTACGTCCAAAC CTCTGAGCAGACAGTAACGGTGACGGGTCTCCGGTCGAACACACGTTATGAGTTTGCAGTGCGTCTTCATACGGATCAGATGTCCAGTCCCTGGAGCGCCTCCATCTATCACAGGACTCTTCTGGAAG CCCCGTCGTCTCCGCCGCGGTCCGTCCGAGTGAGTCTGATCGAGGAGGACACAGCGCTGGTGTCCTGGAAGCAGCCGGATCAGCCGGACCTGTCCGTCACACACTACACCGTCCTGTACGCCTCACAGAGCTCCTGGCTCGCTGGAGAGTGGAAGGTCCTTCAGAGAGAAG GCACAAACACGATGGCTCTTCTGGAGAAGCTGGAGTCGGGAAGTGTTTACCTGGTGAAGATCTCGGCCTCTAACCAGGCGGGAGACGGCCCCTTCTCCAGCACCGTAGAGCTGCGGCTCACCAGGAGAACACACCACAGTCACGCCCAGAAAACAG CGTTTATAGCCGGCCTGTATAACATAGATGAGAAGTCCATGAGCGGCATCATCGCTGGCGTGTGCATCGCTCTGTCCATCATCATCCTCTGCATCTTCATCCTCCTCACCAAGAGCACAACACG GAAGTCAGCATCCTCAAAGATGATTGGACGGGTTGGGAATGATGTCATGCAAAGTGGTGcatcatcagccaatcagcagcAGACAGAGAACGCAGAGGTTCTGCTGCCGATGACGAGGACGCACTTCATTGATGCCAAA GGAGGAACTAATTTAATGATAAACCACGCTGGACCAATAATGAGTGACGCTCAGAGCAAACGGAAAAAGAGCagcatgtttaataataatcagaagtcTAATGGAAATAAAAGCAAG